In Hydractinia symbiolongicarpus strain clone_291-10 chromosome 4, HSymV2.1, whole genome shotgun sequence, the following proteins share a genomic window:
- the LOC130642338 gene encoding uncharacterized protein YxjH-like — MVALNVNKHGKKVNKTRRIRLLSRDFLKYISYTHTRITITIVLLNKYYSDFLKTKHISLTNDKMNVCEETKCGLQTTLIGSMPKPAYLKIPCWIANGKENPNCTADYNDVKKQFTSEQLQDQVERAIRETIDFQCSIGISVGIDGEMGRNKYVYSFCRNLNGIDFGNLKEKICRNNSWVGNLPQIISKVSLKPENERSDPQEEWRIAQNMSSIPIKYTIPGPLTIADTTANEFYEDEEELSSDLVNCINHAVLGLVKEGCKYIQIDEPVLVRYPEKALKFAITALQKCFDGVPDDVTKIVHMCCGYPTYLDQTDYQKADQDAYIKVAEALDQIGLDMISLEDAHRRNSMELFKKFKNTTIILGVIDVVKSRVETVDEIKNHIKDVLDYIPLKRLVIAPDCGLIFLPQDILEQKLKNMVEAAESFSIAD; from the exons ATGGtggcattaaatgtaaataaacacggaaaaaaagtaaataaaacgcGAAGAATAA GGTTATTATCAAGAGATTTTCTAAAGTACATAAGTTACACACATACTCGAATTACCATTACTATAGTTTTATTGAATAAGTATTATTCTGATTTTTTAAAGACCAAACATATTTC gCTTACCAACGACAAGATGAACGTTTGTGAAGAAACAAAATGCGGCTTACAAACAACTTTAATTGGGAGTATGCCGAAACCTGCTTATTTAAAGATACCTTGTTGGATAGCCAATGGGAAAGAAAACCCAAATTGCACTGCTGACTACAACGATGTAAAAAAGCAATTTACTTCTGAGCAGTTGCAAGATCAAGTGGAAAGAGCAATTAGAGAAACCATAGATTTCCAATGTTCTATTGGCATTTCAGTTGGAATAGATGGTGAAATGGGTCGTAATAAGTATGTATATAGTTTTTGCCGGAACTTGAATGGTATTGATTTTGGTAATCTAAAGGAGAAAATCTGCCGCAATAACAGTTGGGTTGGCAATCTTCCACAAATTATTTCCAAAGTGTCATTGAAACCTGAGAATGAACGATCAGATCCTCAAGAGGAATGGAGAATAGCGCAAAACATGTCCTCCATTCCTATCAAATACACCATTCCAGGCCCTTTAACAATTGCAGACACTACGGCTAATGAATTTTATGAAGACGAAGAGGAACTTTCAAGTGATCTTGTAAATTGCATAAACCATGCAGTTTTAGGATTAGTGAAGGAAGGCTGTAAATATATTCAG ATTGATGAGCCAGTGTTGGTGAGATATCCAGAAAAAGCTTTAAAATTCGCAATAACAgcattacaaaaatgttttgacgGTGTGCCGGATGATGTGACGAAAATAGTTCATATGTGTTGTGGTTATCCAACGTATCTT GACCAAACAGACTATCAGAAAGCAGATCAAGATGCTTACATCAAGGTAGCTGAAGCTTTAGACCAGATAGGTCTTGACATGATTTCGTTAGAGGATGCTCACAGAAGAAACAGTATGGAGCTATTCAAGAAGTTTAAAAACACTACG ATAATTCTTGGTGTCATTGATGTAGTTAAAAGTCGTGTTGAAACTGTTGACGAGATAAAGAATCACATCAAAGACGTTCTTGATTACATTCCTTTAAAAAGATTGGTGATTGCACCAGATTGTGGATTGATATTTTTACCACAGGATATATTAgaacaaaagttgaaaaatatggTTGAAGCAGCAGAATCATTTTCTATCGCTGATTGA